In Streptomyces sp. NBC_00704, a genomic segment contains:
- a CDS encoding CBS domain-containing protein, whose amino-acid sequence MHGAPHIVSDVMTPTVAAIGRGAAFKEIVQLMQDRNVSALPVIEGEGRVVGVVSEADLLPKEEFRDSDPDRYTQLRRLPDLAKAGAVTAGELMTSPAVTVHPDATLAQAARTMARARVKRLPVVDSAGLLQGVVSRADLLKVFLRTDDEIAEEVRREVVSYLFPTPDSRVRVEVLDGVVNLVGQVRDTALVPVAARLVRAVEGVVDVAFDLNRMPPSQE is encoded by the coding sequence ATGCACGGCGCCCCGCACATCGTCAGCGATGTCATGACCCCCACGGTCGCCGCCATCGGCCGCGGAGCGGCCTTCAAGGAGATCGTGCAGCTGATGCAGGACCGGAACGTCAGCGCCCTGCCCGTCATCGAGGGCGAGGGCCGGGTCGTCGGTGTCGTCTCCGAAGCGGATCTCCTGCCCAAGGAGGAGTTCCGCGACAGTGACCCCGACCGGTACACCCAGCTGCGCCGTCTGCCCGACCTGGCGAAGGCCGGGGCCGTGACCGCGGGGGAACTCATGACCTCCCCCGCCGTCACCGTGCACCCGGACGCCACGCTCGCCCAGGCTGCCCGGACCATGGCCCGCGCCCGGGTCAAGCGGCTTCCGGTGGTGGACTCCGCGGGCCTGCTGCAAGGCGTCGTCAGCCGGGCCGACCTGCTCAAGGTCTTCCTGCGCACCGACGACGAGATCGCCGAGGAGGTTCGGCGCGAGGTCGTGTCGTACCTCTTCCCCACCCCGGACTCGCGCGTACGCGTGGAGGTACTGGACGGCGTCGTGAACCTCGTCGGCCAGGTCCGGGACACCGCCCTGGTGCCGGTGGCGGCACGGCTGGTCCGCGCGGTGGAAGGGGTCGTGGACGTGGCGTTCGACCTCAACCGGATGCCGCCCTCGCAGGAGTAG
- a CDS encoding Crp/Fnr family transcriptional regulator: MLATSTPDMVRSLSAEHRERLMRFAREVSVPQGTRLFEEGERADRFWIIRTGMIELDMHVPGRRAAVIERLGHNELVGWSWLVPPHAWQMGAEAMTPVRAYEFDATAVRAMCHDDPALGHEVGQWVGRILAHRLRSARTRLLDLYAPHGAGGLI; this comes from the coding sequence ATGCTCGCCACTTCCACCCCCGACATGGTGCGCTCGCTGTCCGCCGAACACCGCGAGCGGCTCATGCGCTTCGCCCGCGAGGTCTCCGTCCCCCAGGGAACGCGACTGTTCGAAGAGGGCGAACGCGCCGACCGCTTCTGGATCATCCGCACCGGCATGATCGAACTCGACATGCATGTGCCGGGCCGTCGGGCCGCCGTCATCGAGCGCCTCGGCCACAACGAACTGGTCGGCTGGTCCTGGCTGGTCCCGCCGCACGCCTGGCAGATGGGCGCCGAGGCGATGACACCGGTCCGGGCCTACGAGTTCGACGCCACGGCCGTGCGGGCCATGTGCCACGACGACCCGGCCCTGGGTCACGAGGTCGGTCAGTGGGTGGGCCGCATCCTCGCCCACCGTCTGCGCTCCGCCAGGACCCGCCTCCTCGACCTGTACGCCCCGCACGGCGCCGGCGGCCTCATCTGA
- a CDS encoding universal stress protein → MLRTITVGLDGSQESRAAAEWAAREAKLRGLPLKIVHVWEPVPEPMAQAPFLGPETHQHWTERIPREAAQGLTLRHPGVEVRTEQVSGHPAEALAEAARSAELLVLGSRGLGGLGGFLVGSVGLSVMAHADRPVVLVRALEGAADEHEPDPVGVPSAATPFLPVVLGLDIEHSDETLIEFAFDAARRRATTLRIVHGWNPPPYYAYGTPADPALHESLALADARALAEAVGPWRRKFPDVEVVEESRCGSAAVHVVDAARGASLVVVGRRIRRNPLGAHIGHVTHAVLHHGAAPVAVVPHG, encoded by the coding sequence ATGCTCCGCACCATCACCGTAGGTCTCGACGGCTCGCAGGAAAGCCGGGCCGCCGCGGAATGGGCGGCCCGCGAAGCGAAGCTGCGCGGCCTGCCCCTGAAGATCGTCCACGTGTGGGAACCGGTCCCGGAGCCCATGGCTCAGGCGCCGTTCCTTGGACCCGAGACCCACCAGCACTGGACCGAGCGGATCCCCCGGGAGGCCGCGCAAGGTCTCACGCTGCGCCACCCCGGCGTCGAGGTGCGCACCGAGCAGGTGTCCGGTCATCCGGCCGAGGCGCTGGCCGAGGCGGCGAGGAGCGCCGAACTGCTGGTTCTCGGCTCGCGCGGTCTCGGTGGTCTCGGCGGGTTCCTGGTCGGCTCGGTCGGTCTGTCCGTCATGGCGCACGCGGATCGTCCCGTCGTGCTGGTGCGGGCACTGGAGGGGGCCGCCGACGAGCACGAGCCGGACCCGGTCGGCGTTCCTTCCGCCGCGACACCCTTCCTCCCCGTGGTCCTGGGACTCGACATCGAGCATTCGGACGAGACGCTCATCGAGTTCGCCTTCGACGCAGCCAGGCGCCGGGCGACGACCCTGCGGATCGTCCATGGCTGGAACCCGCCGCCCTACTACGCCTACGGCACGCCAGCCGACCCCGCGCTGCACGAGTCCCTGGCCCTCGCCGACGCCCGGGCCCTGGCCGAGGCCGTGGGGCCCTGGCGGCGCAAGTTCCCGGACGTGGAGGTCGTCGAGGAGTCCCGCTGCGGCAGCGCGGCCGTCCACGTCGTGGACGCCGCCCGCGGGGCCTCCCTCGTGGTCGTGGGCCGGCGGATCCGCCGCAACCCTCTGGGCGCCCACATCGGTCATGTCACGCACGCCGTGCTGCACCACGGCGCCGCCCCCGTCGCCGTCGTCCCCCACGGCTGA
- a CDS encoding flavodoxin domain-containing protein, with translation MTDTVLIAYGTTNGSTAQIAEAVADILRGAGLRVETAPARSVTGVDGFDAVVVGGALYAGRWHKDARRFVRRHRVALARRPVWFFSSGPLDPSASERDIAPVRGVRRAMDRLDVRDHVTFGGCLEEGARGRVAGMILSSGKGGDFRDFAAIGTWAEGVADALTQP, from the coding sequence ATGACCGACACCGTGCTGATCGCCTACGGAACGACGAACGGATCCACGGCGCAGATCGCCGAGGCCGTCGCCGACATCCTGCGCGGGGCCGGACTGCGCGTCGAGACGGCGCCGGCCCGGTCCGTGACGGGGGTGGACGGCTTCGACGCCGTAGTGGTCGGCGGCGCGCTCTACGCGGGGCGCTGGCACAAGGACGCCCGGCGGTTCGTCCGCCGCCACCGCGTCGCCCTCGCGCGGCGTCCGGTGTGGTTCTTCAGCAGCGGTCCGCTCGACCCCTCCGCCTCCGAGCGGGACATCGCGCCCGTACGGGGCGTGCGCCGTGCCATGGACCGGCTGGACGTCCGCGACCACGTCACCTTCGGCGGGTGCCTGGAGGAAGGCGCGAGAGGGCGGGTGGCCGGGATGATCCTGAGCTCGGGCAAGGGCGGGGACTTCCGGGACTTCGCGGCGATCGGGACGTGGGCCGAAGGCGTCGCCGACGCGCTGACGCAACCCTGA
- a CDS encoding zinc-dependent alcohol dehydrogenase family protein, with product MKGFVFHGPGESAWEEVPDPGIKEPTDAIVRVGAVTVCGTDLHILKGDVPEVRPGTVLGHEAVGEIVEVGSDVRTVRPGDRVLVSCISACGRCRYCREGAYGQCRGGGGWILGHLVDGVQAEYVRVPYADLSVHALPSAVASKDAVLLADIFPTSYEVGVLNGQVRPGDTVAIVGAGPIGLAAIATARLFAPERIVAVDLAVSRLEAAKRLGADAVADAQEDPEQLIADLTDGLGADVVIEAVGVPESFEMCTRMVRPGGHVANVGVHGEPATLHLEDLWIKNVTITTGLVDTRSTPTLLRMAAAGRLPTAQLITHTFPLDRMEEAYDVFARAAGTGALKVVLGEPSHEEVAVPAA from the coding sequence ATGAAAGGCTTCGTCTTCCACGGCCCAGGGGAGTCCGCCTGGGAAGAGGTACCGGACCCCGGCATCAAGGAGCCCACCGACGCCATCGTGCGGGTGGGCGCCGTCACCGTCTGCGGCACGGACCTGCACATCCTCAAGGGCGACGTGCCCGAGGTGCGGCCGGGTACCGTCCTCGGACACGAGGCGGTGGGCGAGATCGTGGAGGTCGGCAGTGACGTCCGGACCGTGCGTCCGGGCGACCGTGTGCTGGTCTCCTGCATCAGCGCGTGCGGCCGCTGCCGCTACTGCCGGGAGGGCGCCTACGGCCAGTGCCGGGGCGGCGGGGGCTGGATCCTCGGCCATCTGGTCGACGGCGTCCAGGCCGAGTACGTCCGCGTCCCCTACGCCGACCTGTCCGTGCACGCTCTGCCCAGCGCGGTGGCGAGCAAGGACGCCGTCCTGCTCGCGGACATCTTCCCGACCTCCTACGAGGTGGGAGTCCTGAACGGGCAGGTCCGGCCGGGTGACACGGTCGCCATCGTCGGAGCGGGCCCCATCGGCCTCGCGGCGATCGCCACGGCGCGCCTGTTCGCTCCCGAGCGGATCGTCGCCGTCGACCTCGCCGTGTCCCGGCTGGAGGCGGCCAAGCGACTCGGCGCCGACGCGGTGGCGGACGCCCAGGAGGACCCCGAGCAGCTGATCGCCGATCTCACCGACGGGCTCGGCGCCGACGTGGTCATCGAGGCCGTCGGTGTGCCCGAGAGCTTCGAGATGTGCACCCGAATGGTCCGGCCCGGGGGTCATGTGGCCAACGTCGGCGTGCACGGCGAACCCGCCACGCTGCATCTGGAAGACCTGTGGATCAAGAACGTGACCATCACCACCGGTCTGGTCGACACCCGTTCCACGCCCACCCTGCTGCGCATGGCCGCCGCGGGCCGGCTCCCCACCGCGCAGCTGATCACCCACACCTTCCCGCTGGACCGCATGGAGGAGGCCTACGACGTCTTCGCCCGGGCCGCCGGCACCGGCGCGCTCAAGGTGGTCCTCGGCGAGCCGTCGCACGAGGAGGTCGCCGTCCCGGCGGCCTGA
- a CDS encoding helix-turn-helix domain-containing protein, which translates to MTEQHTAKAPEGTPAGDLGRRLATRRTQLNLTREETADRAGMAPGYLRHLEEHPDASPGHGTLLRLAAALETTLSSLTGGDADLTPGPGLAGHSPVFTELSRTECGDLLSTHGVGRLAVPTEHGPVIVPVNYSVIDGTIVFRTAQGATPSLAAGCPVAFEIDRIDDAFSQGWSVLVRGHGRRVTDPDEARLLARRAHSTPWAGGRRDVWVRVEPYAVTGRRITV; encoded by the coding sequence ATGACCGAACAGCACACGGCGAAGGCGCCGGAGGGCACGCCGGCGGGCGATCTGGGCCGCCGGCTCGCCACCCGCCGCACCCAGCTGAACCTGACACGCGAGGAGACGGCCGACCGGGCGGGCATGGCCCCCGGCTACCTGCGGCACCTGGAGGAGCACCCCGACGCCTCGCCCGGCCACGGCACGCTGCTCCGACTCGCGGCAGCCCTGGAGACGACGCTCTCGTCGCTCACCGGAGGGGACGCCGACCTCACGCCCGGCCCCGGACTCGCCGGGCACTCGCCCGTGTTCACCGAGCTGAGCAGAACCGAGTGCGGCGACCTGCTCTCCACCCACGGCGTCGGAAGGCTCGCCGTTCCCACGGAACACGGGCCGGTGATCGTCCCCGTCAACTACAGCGTCATCGACGGCACGATCGTCTTCCGGACCGCGCAGGGCGCCACCCCCTCCCTCGCCGCCGGCTGCCCCGTCGCCTTTGAGATCGACCGCATCGACGACGCCTTCAGCCAGGGTTGGAGCGTGCTGGTGCGCGGCCACGGCCGCCGGGTGACCGATCCGGACGAGGCGCGACTGCTCGCGCGCCGGGCGCACAGCACGCCGTGGGCCGGCGGCCGGCGTGACGTCTGGGTACGCGTCGAACCGTACGCCGTCACGGGGCGCCGCATCACGGTCTGA
- a CDS encoding globin domain-containing protein — protein MLSAESAALVRATLPAVAGALDEITARFYATMFRDRPELLDGMFNRGNQASGAQRRALAGSIAGFAGALLENPTARPDALLSRIAHKHAAVGVTDDQYTIVHKYLFGAIAEVLGDAVTAEVAAAWDEVYWLMAGALISREALLYQDAGVQPGGIWRPWTVVERHVETSDVVSFVLRPADGEPAPRARAGQYVSVRVAVADGTHQLRQYSLSSAPGGDRRRLTVKRIAGDADGPDGEVSTLLHDNVRDGDELLLSAPFGDVFLDDPAAATPLVLVSAGIGCTPMTGILAHLAACGSPRPVLVLHADRSPVDHALRSETHDLVAQLPQARAVFWYEHPGAQEPDARTGLMDLGGVELPDDATVFLCGPLPFMRDVRGRLLNAGVPAQRIRYEVFGPDLWLPDSTA, from the coding sequence ATGCTGTCCGCGGAATCCGCCGCCCTCGTACGGGCCACCCTGCCCGCCGTGGCCGGAGCGCTCGACGAGATCACGGCCCGCTTCTACGCCACCATGTTCCGCGACCGACCGGAACTGCTCGACGGCATGTTCAACCGCGGCAACCAGGCCAGCGGCGCCCAACGCCGGGCGCTGGCCGGGTCGATCGCCGGATTCGCCGGCGCGCTGCTGGAGAATCCCACGGCCCGCCCGGACGCGCTGCTGTCCCGCATCGCCCATAAGCACGCCGCCGTCGGCGTCACCGACGACCAGTACACGATCGTGCACAAGTACCTGTTCGGCGCGATCGCCGAGGTCCTCGGCGACGCGGTCACGGCCGAGGTGGCGGCGGCCTGGGACGAGGTCTACTGGCTGATGGCCGGCGCCCTGATCAGCCGTGAGGCCCTTCTCTACCAGGACGCCGGCGTTCAGCCCGGCGGGATCTGGCGGCCCTGGACGGTCGTCGAACGCCACGTCGAGACTTCCGACGTGGTGTCCTTCGTGCTCCGTCCGGCCGACGGCGAACCGGCGCCGCGGGCCCGGGCGGGTCAGTACGTGAGCGTCCGCGTGGCCGTGGCCGACGGCACGCACCAACTGCGCCAGTACAGCCTGTCCTCGGCGCCGGGCGGCGACCGGCGACGCCTCACCGTGAAGCGGATCGCGGGTGACGCCGACGGCCCCGACGGCGAGGTCTCCACCCTGCTGCACGACAACGTCCGCGACGGGGACGAGCTGTTGCTGTCCGCCCCGTTCGGCGACGTCTTCCTCGACGACCCGGCCGCCGCCACCCCGCTGGTGCTCGTCTCGGCGGGCATCGGCTGCACACCCATGACGGGCATACTGGCCCACCTCGCGGCCTGCGGCTCGCCCCGCCCGGTGCTGGTCCTGCACGCCGACCGCTCCCCCGTCGACCACGCCCTGCGGTCCGAGACGCACGACCTGGTCGCGCAACTGCCGCAAGCCCGCGCCGTCTTCTGGTACGAGCACCCGGGCGCCCAGGAACCCGACGCCCGCACCGGCCTGATGGACCTGGGCGGCGTCGAACTCCCCGACGACGCCACCGTGTTCCTGTGCGGGCCGCTGCCCTTCATGCGGGACGTGCGCGGCAGGCTGCTGAACGCCGGGGTTCCCGCACAGCGCATCCGCTACGAGGTCTTCGGTCCCGACCTGTGGCTGCCCGACAGCACGGCCTGA
- a CDS encoding sensor histidine kinase yields MGSPEEARGRLPQLRLDELLEELQARLDAARGTRDRVHSLLEAVLSVGRELDLEQALHSIVEAAASLVDAEYAALGVIGPDGRRLSAFHTVGVSAEQIAEIGPYPEGHGILGELIRHPEPLRLAKISEHPASYGFPAHHPPMNTFLGVPIRVRDHVFGNLYLTEKRGGAQFDEEDVSVTQTLAVAAGVAIDNARLYEESRLRERWLRANAEITHSLMSGRDRTEVLALIAERAGEITGSALTAVALPMQDTGSLVVEIAVGMDAEAHRGLVLPLQNSLMGLAFSGASPVSSADVGGDERISPEPPRFEGLGPAVAVPIGTGPAGPRGVVLLARKIGQPAFTATETDPLKAFAGQAALAMELAERREEAEEVAVLKDRDRIARDLHDLAIQRLFATGMTLQSAGRFIEHEEAAERVVRAVDDLDETIKIIRSTIFGLRTREGTGEAGLRARAVRVVGQAAAVLGFAPSVRMEGLLDTDVPKDIADHVVAVLSEALTNIARHAHANRADVLLATDGRQVRLSVTDNGAGIPAGGRRSGLRNMAERAEQLGGRLELGSPQGGGTALTWRVPARKE; encoded by the coding sequence GTGGGAAGCCCCGAGGAGGCCCGTGGACGGCTGCCTCAGCTGCGGCTGGACGAGCTGCTGGAGGAGCTGCAGGCGCGGCTGGACGCGGCCCGCGGAACCCGGGACCGGGTGCACAGCCTGCTGGAGGCGGTGCTGTCGGTCGGCAGGGAGCTGGATCTGGAGCAGGCCCTGCACAGCATCGTGGAGGCCGCCGCCTCGCTCGTCGACGCGGAGTACGCCGCGCTCGGCGTGATCGGTCCGGACGGCCGGCGGCTGTCCGCCTTCCACACGGTCGGCGTCAGCGCGGAGCAGATCGCCGAGATCGGCCCGTACCCGGAGGGCCACGGCATCCTGGGCGAGCTGATCAGGCACCCGGAGCCGTTGCGCCTGGCGAAGATCTCCGAGCATCCGGCCTCGTACGGCTTCCCGGCGCACCACCCGCCGATGAACACCTTCCTCGGCGTCCCGATCCGGGTGCGCGATCATGTCTTCGGCAACCTGTACCTGACCGAGAAGCGGGGTGGCGCACAGTTCGACGAGGAGGACGTCTCGGTCACGCAGACGCTCGCCGTGGCGGCCGGGGTCGCGATCGACAACGCCCGGCTCTACGAGGAGTCCCGGCTGCGGGAGCGCTGGTTGCGGGCGAACGCGGAGATCACCCACAGCCTGATGTCCGGCCGTGACCGTACGGAGGTCCTCGCTCTGATCGCCGAGCGGGCCGGCGAGATCACCGGATCGGCCTTGACGGCGGTCGCCCTGCCCATGCAGGACACCGGGTCGCTCGTTGTGGAGATCGCGGTCGGCATGGACGCGGAGGCGCACCGGGGCCTCGTCCTGCCCCTGCAGAACAGTCTGATGGGGCTGGCCTTCTCCGGCGCCTCGCCGGTCTCCAGCGCCGACGTCGGCGGAGACGAGCGGATCTCGCCCGAGCCGCCGCGCTTCGAAGGGCTCGGCCCGGCCGTGGCCGTGCCCATCGGCACCGGGCCCGCCGGTCCCCGAGGGGTTGTCCTACTGGCCCGCAAGATCGGCCAGCCGGCGTTCACGGCGACGGAGACCGATCCTCTCAAGGCCTTCGCCGGGCAGGCCGCCCTGGCCATGGAGCTGGCCGAGCGCCGTGAGGAGGCCGAAGAGGTCGCGGTGCTCAAGGACCGCGACCGCATCGCGCGAGATCTCCACGACCTGGCCATCCAGCGGCTGTTCGCCACCGGGATGACCCTGCAGAGCGCCGGGCGTTTCATCGAGCACGAGGAGGCCGCCGAACGCGTCGTGCGCGCGGTCGACGACCTCGACGAGACGATCAAGATCATCAGATCGACGATCTTCGGCCTGCGTACCCGCGAGGGCACGGGCGAGGCCGGGCTGCGGGCGCGGGCCGTACGGGTGGTCGGACAGGCCGCTGCGGTCCTCGGCTTCGCCCCCAGCGTGCGGATGGAGGGCCTGCTGGACACCGACGTGCCCAAGGACATCGCCGATCACGTGGTGGCGGTGCTCTCCGAGGCCCTGACCAACATCGCCCGGCACGCTCACGCAAACCGCGCCGACGTACTGCTGGCCACCGACGGGCGCCAGGTACGGCTGTCGGTCACGGACAACGGCGCCGGCATTCCCGCCGGCGGCCGGCGCAGCGGGCTGCGCAACATGGCCGAGCGCGCGGAGCAGTTGGGCGGCCGGCTGGAACTGGGCAGCCCCCAGGGCGGCGGCACCGCGCTGACATGGCGGGTGCCGGCGCGCAAGGAGTAG
- a CDS encoding universal stress protein, which translates to MPAIIVGLDGSPESLAAADWAAREATQRGARLCLVHAADTVSSLYVPYMGVPAPGAIEAHCEWSARLLDEAESRLTEGHPGLRVTTRRAETAAVTALLTAEEDAELLVLGSRGLGTVTGFLVGSVALAVVARSERPVVLVRAGEQAHDEHLPNAEGGGGGPGTTSCRDVVLGLDLAEPDDTVVEFAFESARRRAAGLRVVHGWNPKAAYGYGAVLDSGLEAELAAETRHGLKDVLRPWQDKFPGVEVRAQAVVGSAGRHLVHASRDASLVVVGRKKSHAPAVGRIGPIAHAVLHHACAPVAVVPHD; encoded by the coding sequence ATGCCCGCCATCATCGTCGGTCTCGACGGCTCGCCCGAAAGCCTGGCCGCCGCCGACTGGGCCGCTCGCGAAGCCACGCAGCGGGGGGCGCGACTGTGTCTCGTCCACGCCGCGGACACGGTGAGTTCCCTGTACGTCCCCTACATGGGAGTGCCCGCGCCGGGCGCGATCGAGGCGCACTGTGAGTGGTCCGCGCGTCTGCTGGACGAGGCGGAGTCCCGGCTCACGGAAGGCCACCCCGGTCTGCGGGTCACGACGCGGCGGGCCGAGACGGCGGCCGTGACGGCCCTGCTGACAGCGGAAGAGGACGCGGAACTGCTGGTTCTCGGCTCCCGGGGCCTCGGCACGGTGACCGGGTTCCTGGTCGGCTCCGTCGCCCTCGCCGTCGTGGCGCGCTCCGAACGACCGGTCGTCCTCGTACGGGCCGGTGAGCAGGCGCACGACGAGCACCTGCCGAACGCCGAGGGAGGCGGAGGCGGTCCGGGCACGACCTCCTGCCGTGACGTGGTGCTGGGGCTGGACCTGGCAGAACCGGACGACACGGTCGTCGAGTTCGCCTTCGAGAGCGCCCGCCGTCGCGCGGCCGGTCTGCGCGTCGTCCACGGCTGGAACCCCAAGGCCGCCTACGGATACGGAGCCGTCCTCGATTCGGGGCTCGAGGCGGAACTGGCCGCGGAGACACGGCACGGCCTGAAGGACGTCCTGCGCCCCTGGCAGGACAAGTTCCCCGGGGTCGAGGTGCGCGCACAGGCAGTCGTCGGCAGCGCGGGCCGCCACCTCGTCCACGCCTCGCGCGACGCGTCGCTGGTCGTCGTCGGACGCAAGAAGAGCCACGCGCCTGCCGTGGGCCGCATCGGCCCGATCGCGCACGCGGTGCTGCACCACGCCTGCGCACCGGTGGCCGTGGTCCCGCACGACTGA
- a CDS encoding DUF2231 domain-containing protein, producing the protein MSLTVVNGLPAHVLIVHFVIVLVPLSALAVVVGAIWPGAARRMGLLLPVLALATLVSVPLATGAGEWLEEHVDSNALVRRHAELGDGLLPWAVALLLLATLVWWTARRSAQAEAEAGERGRPVATRSATAVRVVTAVLCLGVAAGAMVDVYRIGDSGAKAAWKDGFSKSAKGAQSVRGDDD; encoded by the coding sequence ATGAGTCTCACCGTGGTCAACGGTCTGCCCGCACACGTCCTGATCGTGCACTTCGTCATCGTGCTCGTGCCCCTGAGCGCACTGGCCGTGGTGGTCGGCGCGATATGGCCGGGCGCGGCGCGACGCATGGGCCTGTTGCTGCCCGTGCTCGCGTTGGCGACGCTGGTCAGCGTGCCCCTGGCCACGGGGGCCGGCGAGTGGCTGGAGGAGCACGTGGACAGCAACGCCCTGGTACGCAGGCATGCCGAACTCGGCGACGGTCTGCTTCCCTGGGCGGTGGCCCTGTTGCTGCTGGCGACGCTGGTCTGGTGGACGGCCCGAAGGTCGGCGCAGGCGGAGGCCGAGGCCGGGGAGCGCGGTCGGCCGGTCGCGACGCGTTCCGCGACGGCCGTCCGGGTCGTGACGGCGGTGCTCTGTCTCGGGGTGGCCGCGGGAGCGATGGTCGACGTGTACCGGATCGGTGACTCCGGCGCCAAGGCCGCCTGGAAGGACGGCTTCTCCAAGAGCGCCAAGGGTGCCCAGAGCGTCCGGGGCGACGACGACTGA
- a CDS encoding pyridoxamine 5'-phosphate oxidase family protein, protein MTVEGALPAAWPRHSIELDAAEALSLLGSVSLGRIVFTRHALPTVRPANHVLDDGDIVIRTHESAALSSYTRHDDAQGVVVAYEADDIDPDTLLGWSVIVTGYARLITDPRQVARYQKMLRPWGTETTDHAVRIRPDLVTGLRLVPSAQVSEHPSGQPGSQPSGPPFSPP, encoded by the coding sequence ATGACCGTCGAGGGCGCCCTGCCCGCCGCCTGGCCGCGCCACAGCATCGAACTGGACGCCGCCGAGGCGCTGAGCCTGCTCGGCAGCGTGTCCTTGGGCAGGATCGTCTTCACCCGGCACGCGCTGCCGACCGTCCGTCCGGCCAACCACGTGCTGGACGACGGTGACATCGTCATCCGCACCCATGAGAGCGCGGCCCTGAGCAGCTACACACGCCACGACGACGCTCAGGGCGTCGTCGTGGCCTACGAGGCGGACGACATCGATCCCGACACCCTTCTCGGGTGGAGCGTCATCGTCACCGGCTACGCACGGCTGATCACCGATCCCCGTCAGGTGGCGAGATATCAGAAAATGCTGCGCCCGTGGGGGACGGAGACGACGGACCACGCGGTGCGTATACGGCCCGATCTCGTCACCGGGCTGAGGCTCGTCCCTTCCGCGCAGGTGTCCGAGCACCCCTCCGGGCAGCCCGGCTCGCAGCCGTCCGGGCCTCCCTTCTCACCGCCGTGA
- a CDS encoding FMN-binding protein, translating into MHALKKNHPLRRIVLASAATVSGMVLLLSLKPHTTPQVAVQAPATAPSGGSSAGTDTGTRTTITGDSVQTRWGPVQVRITLGNGKLTDVTAVAYPTDNPRDQEINSYAVPRLRAEALQAQSADIDTVSGATYTSDGYRQSLQSALDSASG; encoded by the coding sequence GTGCACGCGCTGAAGAAGAACCACCCCCTGCGCCGCATCGTGCTGGCGAGCGCCGCCACCGTCTCCGGGATGGTGCTGCTGCTGTCGCTGAAGCCGCACACGACGCCGCAGGTCGCCGTGCAGGCCCCTGCGACCGCCCCCTCCGGCGGTTCCAGCGCGGGCACGGACACGGGCACGAGAACCACTATCACCGGCGACTCGGTCCAGACCCGTTGGGGCCCTGTCCAGGTCCGTATCACCCTGGGGAACGGCAAGCTCACCGACGTGACCGCTGTCGCCTACCCCACGGACAACCCACGGGACCAGGAGATCAACAGCTACGCCGTCCCCCGGCTGAGGGCCGAGGCCCTCCAGGCGCAGAGCGCCGACATCGACACGGTTTCCGGCGCCACGTACACGAGCGACGGGTACCGCCAGTCACTCCAGTCCGCCCTGGATTCGGCGAGCGGCTGA